From Deinococcus planocerae, the proteins below share one genomic window:
- a CDS encoding ABC transporter permease, translating to MLLESSNAVGLRLSLVSLLVGGLTALNTVTMDVVERTREFGTLRALGARPAFLRALVLTESLLLALLGGAAGVLLGLVGAWGVDLYTQNLAGIDAAAVTPRLAVLSVGVSLLLGLLAGLLPARAAGRLTVSGALRRP from the coding sequence ATGCTGCTGGAGAGCAGTAACGCCGTGGGCCTGCGCCTCTCCCTCGTCTCGCTGCTGGTGGGCGGGCTGACGGCCCTCAACACCGTGACCATGGACGTGGTCGAGCGCACCCGGGAGTTCGGGACCCTGCGGGCCCTCGGGGCGCGTCCCGCCTTCCTGCGGGCCCTGGTGCTGACCGAGAGCCTGCTGCTCGCGCTGCTGGGCGGCGCCGCCGGGGTGCTGCTGGGCCTGGTCGGCGCCTGGGGCGTCGATCTCTACACGCAGAACCTGGCCGGGATCGACGCGGCCGCCGTCACCCCGCGCCTGGCGGTCCTGAGCGTCGGGGTCTCGCTGCTGCTGGGGCTGCTGGCGGGGCTGTTGCCCGCCCGGGCCGCGGGCCGCCTGACCGTCTCGGGCGCGCTGCGCCGTCCCTGA